A genomic window from Chaetodon auriga isolate fChaAug3 chromosome 13, fChaAug3.hap1, whole genome shotgun sequence includes:
- the map2 gene encoding microtubule-associated protein 2 isoform X9, which translates to MADSRQPEDGAPQWDPSGGQESTGTHGANGYSSSAYRTCQPGAAHMATGSYSARENGFNGELTGAHAVTAEQVSARIVQEVTAEAVAVLKGEQETQRLPSVEDTTNLPPSPPPSPAAEHFGPLEQDVGDEEEAGPLRRFQNSRERCKFLAPSISVSVPEDDPYHSDEEYYEHPLFSPEWTHSGSRPTGQAVAFRQIEEEAMEALTAEYEEEVEEEEDEEEDEEEEEEESAEAAESEAALDEQQWSGEEPELDSPQAEPLEQAEAIDEAQDLDLEPTEAASAAAEISMDREEEEAEGEESPETALKMDSDKQGSDKSGSMSPDSIGSEKRPEEFFEPQVQGFFAGERVVPESPTMDMPSFVPPNVQNQANVSAKSLTLQPTYGEPITVSEKQPSVEVVEFSSISDFSEDKVQGGDSSRDERDRSGMSAYFETSAMEVDEAPQCKGEGYYELSTAGEEKSTVDTRSQEISYSSLAGAQDKPETIKSTTEDSRVFTVPDRSNDCRLSPGKLALEQRSYSLNITIGAMDQSGQGRPRNFSPLATDIMSYTSGSLDESADYLPVTTPSVDKPPSLPPLILETAASVTSDSSSPPRTTEPVSKSSPEPESPESPQPLKNTFKNGTVMAQDLPEMLDLAGTRSRLASENNDQEITRRKSIQADAPALSNDPLASLVSGEQSPRKSDSQLEEMGYCVFSEYSGPMPSPADVFSPTDTSAQVFTPSVLEEKVAEQARKLAVRDTSVEDKSQPSGVADVTEEKDQKQVERKDSAEEKGKEVEDDQLSKTVSEIPHAQPSESFVTPTVTVTLEEGGRSQSETERQGSGDGSVSETEIADYERQIRKLEMEDRPLSLEEERELQELREKVKLVHQEAYEEVDAEDVYQLTGVAKDRIARPVKTSPASSVESNIDDDKLLSPVLSPSKLKQREVYGSPKRSPSPVLAINKEEKEESERKMREAQEKEAAEKKIKEEKEEAERKEREMKEIEERERREKEEREKEEAERILREEQERKEKEQKEQEMKEKKEREEQERKEKEERERKEREEREKLEQEERERKEREEKERIEKELREKEEKEKIAKELKEKEEKEKREKELKEKEEKEKIERELKEKEEKEKIEKELKEKEEKEKIERELKEKEEKEKIERELKEKEEKEKREKELKEKEEKEKLEKEQKEKEEKEKIDKELKEKEEKEKIEKELKEKEEREKVAEVDKPQEKEAAKPVEAEKEQEEVEDDVLEKARAGAGAAKEIPETHAAIESVVTVEDDFITVVQTIDEAEEPGHSVRFSAPPEAEALCVAAQKEEEEEEEESVELAQEADIEAASLEEVGDVPETPASPEREAQTVETEGQTESYDRDETTMDDSILDSSWVDTQDDDKSMATEHIEPLPSLLSPAKKPAAVQNKQTQQKKTEKQEKPVKPKAKGGRPKGRISTPERKPVRKEPVYIPREEVKKKKAVIRKTELTKKMETQTQSPSKRTVMKPAVRQARPTQHHSCPRRRPTEALPDSRQPLSVARQSRDRASCHAHRLPITKIPTSISRVAASLDRPRPSSVEPQGSPVSQRLLIKVGE; encoded by the exons ATGGCAGACAGTCGACAGCCAGAAGACGGTGCCCCCCAGTGGGACCCTTCAGGGGGGCAGGAGTCCACTGGAACCCACGGGGCCAATGGTTACTCTTCCTCTGCCTACAGGACCTGCCAGCCTGGGGCCGCCCACATGGCCACGGGCTCCTACTCTGCCAGGGAGAACGGCTTCAATGGGGAGCTGACTGGGGCTCATGCTGTAACCGCAG agcaaGTGTCAGCGCGGATTGTGCAGGAAGTGACGGCAGAGGCAGTGGCGGTACTGAAGGGAGAACAGGAGACTCAGAGGCTGCCATcag TTGAAGACACCACAAAtttgcctccctctcctcccccttcacctgctgcagagcacTTTGGTCCTCTGGAACAAG ATGtaggggatgaggaggaggcggggccTCTCCGCCGCTTCCAAAATTCTCGGGAGAGGTGCAAGTTCCTCGCCCCCTCCATCTCAGTTTCCGTGCCCGAGGACGACCCCTACCACTCCGACGAGGAGTACTATGAGCACCCATTGTTCAGCCCAGAGTGGACGCACTCGGGCTCTCGCCCCACAGGGCAGGCCGTGGCCTTTAGACAGATTGAAG AAGAGGCCATGGAGGCTCTTACAGCTGAATacgaggaggaggtggaagaggaggaggatgaggaggaggatgaggaggaggaggaggaggagagtgcagaggcagcagagtcCGAGGCAGCTCTTGATGAGCAGCAGTGGAGCGGGGAAGAGCCCGAGCTGGACAGCCCCCAAGCTGAGCCCTTAGAGCAGGCAGAGGCCATAGACGAGGCCCAGGATCTAGACCTGGAGCCGACTGAAGCAGCTAGTGCTGCTGCAGAAATCTcgatggacagagaggaggaggaagcagagggtgAGGAGAGTCCTGAGACAG CCTTGAAGATGGACTCAGACAAGCAGGGCAGTGACAAAAGTGGTTCGATGAGTCCAGACAGCATTGGATCGGAGAAACGCCCAGAGGAGTTTTTTGAGCCCCAAGTCCAAGGCTTCTTTGCTGGTGAACGAGTTGTGCCAGAGAGCCCCACCATGGATATGCCATCCTTTGTACCACCTAATGTTCAAAACCAAGCCAATGTATCTGCCAAATCACTCACACTTCAGCCTACATATGGTGAACCGATCACGGTGTCAGAGAAACAGCCGTCGGTAGAGGTGGTGGAGTTCAGCAGCATCTCTGACTTCTCAGAAGACAAAGTGCAAGGAGGAGACTCATCAAGAGATGAAAGAGACAGATCTGGTATGTCAGCATATTTTGAAACATCGGCCATGGAGGTTGATGAGGCTCCCCAGTGTAAGGGTGAGGGTTATTATGAACTGAGCACAGCTGGTGAAGAGAAGAGTACAGTCGATACCAGATCCCAGGAGATCAGCTACAGCTCGCTAGCTGGAGCCCAGGATAAACCTGAAACTATAAAAAGTACAACAGAGGACAGTAGAGTATTCACAGTTCCTGACAGGAGTAATGACTGCAGGCTTTCCCCAGGTAAACTAGCCTTAGAGCAGAGAAGTTACTCACTTAACATCACCATTGGAGCAATGGATCAGAGTGGCCAAGGCAGACCAAGGAACTTCTCCCCACTAGCCACAGATATCATGTCATACACTAGTGGAAGTCTAGATGAGTCAGCAGACTACCTCCCAGTTACTACACCCTCTGTGGATAaacctccatccctccctcccctgaTCTTGGAGACTGCAGCTTCCGTCACTTCAGATTCATCATCTCCACCAAGGACCACTGAACCAGTTTCAAAATCCAGCCCTGAACCAGAGTCGCCAGAATCACCACAGCCCCTTAAGAACACTTTTAAAAATGGCACAGTAATGGCACAAGACTTGCCTGAGATGCTGGACCTTGCTGGTACCCGTTCCAGACTTGCATCAGAAAACAATGACCAAGAAATCACCCGAAGAAAGTCAATTCAAGCTGATGCTCCTGCCCTCTCTAATGACCCACTAGCTAGCCTAGTTTCAGGGGAACAAAGTCCCAGAAAGAGTGACAGCCAGCTGGAGGAGATGGGCTATTGTGTCTTTAGTGAATATTCAGGACCCATGCCTTCCCCTGCCGATGTGTTCAGCCCAACAGACACTTCTGCACAGGTCTTCACCCCCTCCGTCCTGGAGGAGAAAGTGGCTGAGCAGGCTAGGAAATTAGCAGTCAGAGACACATCTGTGGAGGACAAGAGCCAGCCATCAGGAGTTGCTGATGTCACAGAAGAGAAAGACCAGAAGCAGGTAGAGAGAAAAGACTCTGCTGAAGAAAAAGGCAAGGAGGTGGAAGATGATCAGCTGAGTAAAACTGTAAGTGAGATCCCCCATGCTCAGCCAAGTGAGTCCTTTGTGACACCAACAGTCACCGTGACTCTGGAAGAAGGCGGGAGGTCACAGAGTGAGACTGAACGACAAGGCAGTGGTGACGGCTCAGTGTCAGAAACAGAGATTGCCGACTACGAGAGGCAGATCCGCAAATTGGAGATGGAGGACAGGCCTCTGAGtttggaggaggaaagagaactGCAGGAGCTTCGAGAGAAGGTGAAACTGGTCCACCAGGAGGCCTATGAGGAAGTGGATGCCGAAGATGTGTACCAGCTGACTGGTGTGGCCAAGGACCGAATTGCAAGACCTGTCAAAACTTCACCTGCTTCGTCTGTGGAGAGCAACATCGATGATGACAAGCTGCTCTCCCCAGTGCTCTCACCTTCCAAGCTTAAACAAAGAGAAGTGTACGGTTCCCCCAAAAGATCACCTTCACCAGTGTTAGCAataaacaaagaggagaaagaggagtcAGAACGAAAAATGAGGGAAGCACAAGAGAAGGAAGCAGCtgagaagaaaatcaaagaagagaaagaagaggcagagaggaaagaaagggaaatgaaagaaattgaggagagggaaaggagagagaaagaagaaagagagaaagaagaggccGAGAGAATATTGAGGGAAgaacaagagaggaaagagaaagaacagaaggagcaggagatgaaagagaagaaggagagagaggagcaagagaggaaagagaaagaagaaagggagaggaaagaaagagaagagagggaaaagttggagcaagaagagagagaaaggaaagaaagggaggaaaaagaaagaatagaGAAGGAgttgagagagaaggaggagaaagaaaagatagCCAAGGAActaaaagagaaggaggagaaagagaagagagagaaggaactaaaagagaaggaggagaaagagaagatagAAAGGGAActaaaagagaaggaggagaaagagaagatagAGAAGGAActaaaagagaaggaggagaaagagaagatagAAAGGGAActaaaagagaaggaggagaaagagaagatagAAAGGGAActaaaagagaaggaggagaaagagaagagagaaaaggaactgaaagagaaggaggagaaagagaaactagagaaggaacaaaaagagaaagaggagaaagagaagatagACAAGGAACttaaagagaaggaggagaaagagaagatagaaaaggagctgaaagagaaggaggagagagagaaagtggctGAGGTGGACAAGCCTCAGGAGAAAGAAGCTGCAAAACCTGTGGAAGCTGAGAAGGAGCAAGAAGAAGTTGAGGACGACGTGTTAGAGAAAGCAAgggcaggagcaggagcagcaaaGGAGATCCCAGAGACTCACGCCGCCATCGAATCAGTGGTGACGGTCGAAGACGATTTCATCACTGTGGTCCAGACCATCGATGAGGCGGAGGAGCCGGGACACAGCGTTCGTTTCTCTGCTCCACCTGAGGCTGAAGCCCTGTGTGTCGCTGcccagaaggaggaagaggaggaagaggaggagtctGTGGAGTTGGCCCAAGAAGCGGACATAGAGGCTGCCAGTCTAGAGGAGGTGGGTGATGTTCCTGAGACCCCCGCCTCTCCTGAGAGAGAGGCTCAAACTGTAGAAACTGAAGGGCAGACGGAAAGCTACGATAGAGACGAAACCACGATGGACGACTCCATCCTGGACAGCTCCTGGGTGGACACACAAG ATGATGATAAGAGTATGGCAACAGAGCACATTGAGCCTTTGCCCAGCCTTCTCAGCCCAGCCAAAAAGCCTGCTGCGGTCCAGAACAAGCAGacacaacagaagaagacagagaaacaggaaaagccGGTCAAACCAAAGGCCAAGGGAGGGCGGCCCAAAGGTCGAATCTCCACACCAGAACGCAAACCTGTCCGCAAAGAACCTGTCTACATCCCCAGAGAGGAAgtcaagaagaaaaaag CTGTGATCAGGAAGACTGAGCTTACCAAAAAAATGGAGACTCAGACTCAATCCCCATCCAAGAGGACTGTGATGAAACCAGCCGTCCGACAGGCCCGCCCCACCCAGCACCACTCCTGTCCTAGAAGGAGACCCACAG